The genomic interval AGGGCATGGAGGCAGCCTGGTCCGCCGGCTCGACACCCGAGGCGGTGGCACACGGTACCGGCGCCGTCGCCTTGGCCGCCGCCAACCTGGAACGGCTGCTGGCCGACCCGGACGACATGGCCGCACGCAGCGCGATCAGCCTTGCCGGCCTGTACTCCGGACGCGCGATCGCCGTCGCCCGTACCACCGTGTGCCACGCCCTGTCGTACCCCATGACCTTGCGCCACGGCATCCCGCACGGCCACGCCTGCGGACTCACCCTCGGCGCGGTCCTCGCCTACAACGCCCGCACCACCGACCGCGACTGCCGGCACCCCCGGGGCGCGCGCGGCGTACGGGACATCGTCGCGCGGATCCTCGACGCACTGCGCTGCGACAACCCCGACGCGGCCGCACAACGCCTGGAGGACCTGCTCGCCGCGAGCGGCCTGGCCGGCTACGACGCCCATGACTTCGACGACGAGCGCCTGGCGGCGGAGGCCATGCGCTACGACCGGGCCGACAACAACCCGCGCAGACTCGACCCCGGCCGCCTCCGGGCGCTGCTCGCGGGTCTGCGCCAGCCCTCCTCACCTCGGAGCGAGTGATGACACCCGACCGGTTCCGACTCATGCACTGGATGAACGCGCGCAAGACCACGCCGGAACTCCTCGGCGCCGAAGGCGTGGACACGGCGGTCCTGACCGCCGTCCTGGACGGAAGCCGCACCGAGATACCGCAGGCACAGTTCACCGCCCTGTGTACGGCACTACGGGTCACACCGGAACAGATAGCCGCCCGCGAGGACACCGCCCCGGTGGCGATCGTGCAGAGCGCACAGGACATGCACGCCACACGCAGGCCGATCCAGCGGGCGGGCATCCACTTCTACAACTACTACACGATGGCCGCGCCCCCAGGCCGGGTCGCGCCAGTCATCCTCGACATCCTCTGCCCCGCCGACACACTGCCGACGCTCAACAACGGCCACCTCGAACCCGCGATCACCATCAACCTCGGCCCCGGACGCATCCACGGACGCTGGGCGGCGGAACTCGACGACGTCACCTGGCGCGTCCTGGAGCCGGGCGACTCCTACGTCGAGCCCTCCTACTGCCCGCACACCTACGGCCTCGTGGACGACACCCCCGCCCGCATCGTCTCCTACACCGGCGTCTCCAACCTGGCGCGGCTGCTGGACGAGACCAACGTCTGGCAGGACCCGGCCGCCGAGGCGATGCTCACCGACCTCGACGCCGTCCCCGCGGTCTCGGCGATACTGCGCGCCGCACTGCGCCGACGCGCCTGCGACGCCGACGGCGCCGGCCGGCTCGCCGGCGTAAGCGCCGAACACATCAGCGCTTTCTGCGACGGCAAGACCGACAGCCTCACCCTGGACGAGCTGCGCGAGCTCGGCGCCGCCCTCGGCTTCGACTTCCGCACCCTGATCGAACCGGTCCGGCGCCGCGACGCGCTGGGCAAGACCCACCTGACCGCCGCACAGAGCCGGGCGAGCACCCGGACCTTCGCGAGCTACACGGCCGCCTCGGCCGCCATGACTCCCGAACTCCCGGACCTGATCGGGGTCTTCCTCACCGTCGACGGCGAAGCGGACGGCCTCGACCTGTGCGACCACGGCGAGAACCACTACCTGGTCACCGAGGGCGAACCGACCTTGCGCTGGCAGGAACCCGACGGGACGGTCGCGGACGCCGTACTCGGCCCGGACGGCACCGCGTGGCTGGCCCCGTTCGTCGCGCACTCCTGGTCCGGCTCCGGCTCCGTCATCAAGCTCGGCAGCGGCGACCACCTCGGCTACCTCGACCAGATCGAACTCACCAACACCTTCGACCCGGTCGCCACCCTGCGACGCGGCCGCCGGGACGCACACGGCTGGGGCTACGAGCCCAGCAAAGGGAGCTGAGGAGAGCCCATGCCAAGCGTCTTCTACACCGACCCCGCCTGGGCCGTCGACTCCTCCGGACGCCTGGACCCCGCCCTGGCGACGATCGAGCGCGAGGTCTACGGCGACGAGATCGAGATCCGGTTCGGCGCCCGCGACGACGCCGGATACCGGATCGACGGAGAGGAACTGTACGCCCGAGCAGCCGGCGCCGACGCCATGGTCGTCTACCGCTGCCAGGTCACCCCGCGGCTGCTGGAAGCGGCCGGCGACGGCTGCCGGGTCGTGGCCCGCCAGGGCGTCGGCCTGGACAACCTGAACATCCCGCTGCTGAAGGAGACGGGCCGATTCGGCTTCCACGTCCCCGACTACTGCGGCGACGAGGTCAGCACCCACGCCATGGCGCTGCTCCTCGCCCTGGAACGCGGCGTGACCGTGCAGAACGAGGCGGTGAAGACCGACCACTGGGGCATCTACCACGGCGGCGTCCCCCGCCGCACCGCGGACGCGACCGCCGGCATCGTCGGCTTCGGCCGCATCGGCCGCGCGGCGGCCCGCAAACTCCAGGCCTTCTACGGCCGTGTCCTGGCCTACGACCCCCATGTCCCCGGAGATCTGATGGCCAGCCACGGCGTCGAGCACCGCGCGACACTGGAGGAGCTCCTCACCGCCTGCGACGCGGTACTGCTGCACGCCGAACTCACCCCGCAGAGCAGGGGGCTGATCAACGCCGACACCGCCCGCGCCTTCAAACCGGGCAGCTTGCTCGTCAACGCCGCCCGCGGCGCACTCGTCGAGCTGCCCGCCGTCGCCGCCGCCCTCGACGACGGCCACCTGGCAGGCTTCGCCTCCGACGTCTTCTCCCCGGAGGACCCCAACCGCGACCCGGTCGCCGTCCAACTGCTCAAACGCGACGACGTCGTGGTCACTTCGCACCGGGCGTTCTTGTCACAGCAGGCCGAGGCCAGCCTGCGTCGCCGCACCGCCGAGAACATCCTGCACGTGGTGCGCACCGGCCAACCCCCGCGCTCGGGCCGGGTGGCGTGATGGTCACAGCCGCACACCTGCTGGACCTCCTGGCCGACCGCGGCGTCGTCGACGTCACCGGCGTCCCCTGCTCCTACCTCACCCCTCTCATCAACCGGGCGGCGTCCGGCTCCCGAGCCCGCTACCTCCCGGTGACGCAGGAGGGCGAGGCGGTGGCCCTGGCGGCGGGCGCCTGGCTGGCCGGCGCAGGCGCCTGCGTGATCGCCCAGAACTCCGGCCTGGGCAACATGGTCAACCCCCTGACCTCGCTCACCCACCCGGCCCGCATCCCGACACCCGTGGTGCTGACATGGCGCGGCGAACCCGGCCGCCCCGACGAGCCGCAGCACGAACTGATGGGCCGCGCCATGCACGACCTGATGGACGTCATCGAGATGAGCCACACCCTGCTCCCCGGCGAACCCGACGCCATGGCAGGCGCCGTAGCGCTCGGCTGGAAGGAGATGGAGACCTCCGAACTGCCCCACGCCTTTGTCCTGCGGCAGGGCATCCTCGCCGACGAACCCCTGCACGAACCACCCCCGGCCCCCCCGGCGCGCCCCGACGTCGTACGGCACGAGCCGCAGCGGACGCCACCAGCCCGGATCACCGCGCTGGAGGAACTGCTGTCCGTCCTCCCCGACTCCGCGGCGATCGTGTGCACCACCGGCAAGTCCAGCCGCGAGCTGTTCACCCTCGCCGACCGGCCGCAGCACTTCTACCTTGTGGGCGCCATGGGCTCGGCCTCCGCGGTCGGCCTCGGTACCGCCCGCCACACCGACCGGCCGGTGGTCGTCGTCGACGGCGACGGCGCGGCCCTGATGCGGCTGGGCGCCTTCGCCACCGTCGGACGGCACGGCACCGGACGGCTCCTGCACATCCTGCTGGACAACGGCGTCCACGACTCCACCGGCGGTCAGCAAACCCTCGCCGGCCAGGTGGACTTCCCCGCGATCGCCGCAGCCAGCGGCTACCGGACCGTCCACGACTGCCCCGACCTCCCCTCCTTCACCACCGCGCTCCGCAGCGCGCTCGACAACGCCCACGGCCCGACACTCATCCGTCTCGCCATCACACCCGGATCACTGCGACGACTGGGACGGCCCACCGTCAAACCGGCCGAAGTGGCCCGCCGCTTCCGCGACTTCATCACCGGAGGCACCCGATGACGGACCCCGTCGGCGTGATCCACGGCCGCTTCCAGCCCCTGCACCACGGCCACCTGGAATACCTGCTCGCCGGCGCACAGCGTTGCACGACACTCGTGGTCGGCATCACCAACCCCGACCCCGAACAGACCGGCTTCGAGCCCACCGACACCGAACGCGGCCGCCCGGAATCCAATCCGTGCACGTACTACGAGCGCTACCTCATGGTGCTCAGAGCGCTGACCGACTCCGGCATCGAACCCTCCCGGCTGCACATCGTCCCGTTCCCGCACTAGTTCCCCGAACGGCTCCGCTTCTACGCCCCCGAAGAAGCGGTCTACTACCTCACCGTCTACGACGACTGGGGAGACACCAAACTCCGTCGCTTCCACGACCTCGGCCTGCGCACCGAGGTCATGTGGAAACGCGACGACAAACCCATCAGCGGCACCCGGGTGCGCCGGGCGATCGCCGAGGGCACGGCCCACTGGCCCGACCTGGTCCCCGACGCCGTGGCCACCGTCATAAAGGAGCGTGGCATCGATGAACGCATCCGCGCCGCCCGCGGCTAGCGGCAAGGTCTACGTCCTCGCACTGTGCGGAGGCGCCGACCGGCCGACCGAAGCGCTCGGTGACCGCACACCCTTCGAGGCCGCCCACACCCCACACCTGGACGCACTCGCCGCACGCGGCGCGAGCGCCCTCATCGAGGTCATCGGCTCGGACATCCCACCCGAGTCCGACTCCGGCGCCATGGCCCTGCTCGGCTACGACCCGCTGCTCCACTACACCGGACGCGGCCCGCTCGAAGGCTACGGCGGCGGCTACTGGCACGGCGGCTCCTCGGTGGCGTTCCGCATCAACTTCGGCAGCCTCGACACCGTCTCCGGGCGCCTGGACCGGCGCACCTCACGGGACCTGACCGACCCCGAACTGGAAGCGATGGTCGAAGAGATCCTTGCCGCCGTCGACCTCGGGCCGGACATCCGGCTGTCCCTGACCGGCTGGGGACGCCACCGCGGCATCCTCGCCCTGACCAGCGCGACGACACAACTGTCCGGCGCGGTGACCAACACCGACCCCGGATTCATCAAGCAGGGCGCCTTCGGAGTGCCGGTCGCCGAGCCCGCCGACGCCCCGCTGCCCTGCCGCCCCCTGCACGAGGACGCGGCCGCCCAGCGCACCGCCGACCTGGTCAACGAGTTCGTCGCGGCCAGCGCCCACGTCCTTGCGGACAGCACGGTCAACCACGCCCGCATCAGGGCCGGCCGCAAACCCGCCAACATCATCCTGGTACGCGACGGCGGCCACACCCTGCCCACACTGGCACCCGTGCCCAGGCCCACGTCGATGTACGGCCAGGTTCCCGCCGAACAGGGCCTCGCCACCCTGGCAGGGGCTCGGTTCACCCGCTCCAAACCCGCCCCGGACGAACCCGTCGAGGCCTACTACGCCACCCTGGTCCCCACCCTGCTCAACGACCCCGCCACAGTGGTGTTCGTCCACGTCAAAGGACCCGACGAGCCTGGCCACGACGGCCGGGTCCAGGCAAAGGTCCGCGCGATCGAGGCCCTCGACACCCACCTGGTCGGCCCCCTCGTCTCGGCGCTCACGCCGGCCGACACCCTCGTCGTGACCTGCGACCACTCCACACCGTGCGCGCTCGGCATCCACGCGCCCGACCCGGTGCCCCTCACCGTCGCCGGCCCCACGATCGCGACCGACGACTGCGTCACGTTCGGCGAACGAGCCTGCGCTACGGGCTCGTTACCGCTGACGCGAGCCTGCGAACTGATGGACTGGCTGTTCAAGGACCGGCCGTGCTGATCGAACGAGTACGACTGCGCGGTGTGCTCGACTCCCGGGCACAACCCACCGTCGAGGCCGACCTCCATCTCGCCGGGGACGAGAGCTTCGGCCGAGGCTCCTGCCCGGTCGCCATCGCGCCCGGACGGCTCGAACGACGCCGCGGCCTGAACACCGGCGACCTCGGCAGCCTCCTGGACGAAGGCCCCGCCGCACACCTGGTGCACGCGGCCCTCCACGGGCGGCAGGTTGCGGGCCAGCGAGAACTCGACACCGTACTGCGCGCCCTCGACGACGAGCACGCCCTGGGCGCCGACGTCACACTCGCACTGTCCCTGGCCTTCGCCCGCGCCGCGGCCCGACGCAGCCGACTCCAGCTCGTCGACTGGCTCATCCAGCACAACGACGGGCCGCCCCCGCAACTGCCCCGACTGCTCGTCAACACCTTCTCCGGCGGCATCCACGCCCAAGGCCCCGCGGACTCCTTCCAGCAGATCATGGCCATCCCTCTCGGCGAGACCCTGACCGACGACATCCGCATGGCCATGCAGGTCCACTCAGCCCTGGCCAGAACGCTGGACAACCCCCGGCTGTCGGCGTCGAGCGGATTCATGGTCACGGACCGCTCAACGAGGGACCAGCTG from Streptomyces sp. CC0208 carries:
- a CDS encoding CMP-5'-phosphonoformate--3-phosphoglycerate phosphonoformyl transferase, with the protein product MNASAPPAASGKVYVLALCGGADRPTEALGDRTPFEAAHTPHLDALAARGASALIEVIGSDIPPESDSGAMALLGYDPLLHYTGRGPLEGYGGGYWHGGSSVAFRINFGSLDTVSGRLDRRTSRDLTDPELEAMVEEILAAVDLGPDIRLSLTGWGRHRGILALTSATTQLSGAVTNTDPGFIKQGAFGVPVAEPADAPLPCRPLHEDAAAQRTADLVNEFVAASAHVLADSTVNHARIRAGRKPANIILVRDGGHTLPTLAPVPRPTSMYGQVPAEQGLATLAGARFTRSKPAPDEPVEAYYATLVPTLLNDPATVVFVHVKGPDEPGHDGRVQAKVRAIEALDTHLVGPLVSALTPADTLVVTCDHSTPCALGIHAPDPVPLTVAGPTIATDDCVTFGERACATGSLPLTRACELMDWLFKDRPC
- a CDS encoding C-terminal binding protein, translating into MPSVFYTDPAWAVDSSGRLDPALATIEREVYGDEIEIRFGARDDAGYRIDGEELYARAAGADAMVVYRCQVTPRLLEAAGDGCRVVARQGVGLDNLNIPLLKETGRFGFHVPDYCGDEVSTHAMALLLALERGVTVQNEAVKTDHWGIYHGGVPRRTADATAGIVGFGRIGRAAARKLQAFYGRVLAYDPHVPGDLMASHGVEHRATLEELLTACDAVLLHAELTPQSRGLINADTARAFKPGSLLVNAARGALVELPAVAAALDDGHLAGFASDVFSPEDPNRDPVAVQLLKRDDVVVTSHRAFLSQQAEASLRRRTAENILHVVRTGQPPRSGRVA
- a CDS encoding adenylyltransferase/cytidyltransferase family protein encodes the protein MTDPVGVIHGRFQPLHHGHLEYLLAGAQRCTTLVVGITNPDPEQTGFEPTDTERGRPESNPCTYYERYLMVLRALTDSGIEPSRLHIVPFPH
- a CDS encoding histidine kinase, producing MNARKTTPELLGAEGVDTAVLTAVLDGSRTEIPQAQFTALCTALRVTPEQIAAREDTAPVAIVQSAQDMHATRRPIQRAGIHFYNYYTMAAPPGRVAPVILDILCPADTLPTLNNGHLEPAITINLGPGRIHGRWAAELDDVTWRVLEPGDSYVEPSYCPHTYGLVDDTPARIVSYTGVSNLARLLDETNVWQDPAAEAMLTDLDAVPAVSAILRAALRRRACDADGAGRLAGVSAEHISAFCDGKTDSLTLDELRELGAALGFDFRTLIEPVRRRDALGKTHLTAAQSRASTRTFASYTAASAAMTPELPDLIGVFLTVDGEADGLDLCDHGENHYLVTEGEPTLRWQEPDGTVADAVLGPDGTAWLAPFVAHSWSGSGSVIKLGSGDHLGYLDQIELTNTFDPVATLRRGRRDAHGWGYEPSKGS
- the aepY gene encoding phosphonopyruvate decarboxylase → MVTAAHLLDLLADRGVVDVTGVPCSYLTPLINRAASGSRARYLPVTQEGEAVALAAGAWLAGAGACVIAQNSGLGNMVNPLTSLTHPARIPTPVVLTWRGEPGRPDEPQHELMGRAMHDLMDVIEMSHTLLPGEPDAMAGAVALGWKEMETSELPHAFVLRQGILADEPLHEPPPAPPARPDVVRHEPQRTPPARITALEELLSVLPDSAAIVCTTGKSSRELFTLADRPQHFYLVGAMGSASAVGLGTARHTDRPVVVVDGDGAALMRLGAFATVGRHGTGRLLHILLDNGVHDSTGGQQTLAGQVDFPAIAAASGYRTVHDCPDLPSFTTALRSALDNAHGPTLIRLAITPGSLRRLGRPTVKPAEVARRFRDFITGGTR
- a CDS encoding iron-containing alcohol dehydrogenase, coding for MTTALPPTQRSRPATAYVAFGPGAALGLPQILDRFGDERPALVLAGHGAGGRPWLAELRATLPRHVFITLPGGYPTWDKIDRIAALMNRLGTGPIVAVGGGSVLDTAKVAAVRAAETAGTPRRPVTAVPTTPGTGAEVTPFATVWDFTGNTKESFAGEVPDAVVVDPELTRTLRTEALGGMVFDTLAQGMEAAWSAGSTPEAVAHGTGAVALAAANLERLLADPDDMAARSAISLAGLYSGRAIAVARTTVCHALSYPMTLRHGIPHGHACGLTLGAVLAYNARTTDRDCRHPRGARGVRDIVARILDALRCDNPDAAAQRLEDLLAASGLAGYDAHDFDDERLAAEAMRYDRADNNPRRLDPGRLRALLAGLRQPSSPRSE